TCCGTTTTTACAAAGTGATGGCGGCGATATTTCGTTAATGTCGATTGAGGATAACGATACTCTAGTAAAAGTACAATTACAAGGTGCTTGTGTAGGGTGTTCGGTAAATCAAATGACATTGAAATCGGGTGTTGAAATGACTATTAAAAAGTATGCACCACAAATTGAAAAGGTGGTTAATATTGAAATTTAATAGATTAATATCATTATAATTTATAAATAAAGAATCTTCAATTTGAA
The window above is part of the Algibacter sp. L3A6 genome. Proteins encoded here:
- a CDS encoding NifU family protein; translated protein: MTSEEVRLNVEKALEEIRPFLQSDGGDISLMSIEDNDTLVKVQLQGACVGCSVNQMTLKSGVEMTIKKYAPQIEKVVNIEI